In Geotalea uraniireducens, one genomic interval encodes:
- a CDS encoding FKBP-type peptidyl-prolyl cis-trans isomerase, with product MKRAQHGSTVSIQYIGTLDNGRIFDSRTEDELLVFTIGTNEVFPALEQAVVGMATGEAKNIVIPAAEAFGPRLAENIIKVERTEFPPGREIKVGQKLRVGFAAGVERVLLVTEVDETMVTLDGNHPLAGLDLTFALKLVAID from the coding sequence ATGAAACGCGCGCAGCACGGCAGCACCGTCTCAATCCAGTACATTGGCACGCTCGACAACGGCCGCATTTTCGACAGTCGTACCGAGGATGAACTCCTCGTCTTCACCATCGGGACCAACGAGGTTTTTCCGGCGCTGGAACAGGCGGTCGTCGGCATGGCGACCGGCGAGGCAAAGAACATCGTTATTCCCGCCGCCGAGGCCTTTGGCCCGCGTCTGGCCGAAAATATCATCAAGGTTGAGCGGACGGAATTTCCCCCGGGCCGGGAAATCAAGGTGGGACAGAAACTGCGGGTCGGCTTCGCCGCCGGTGTCGAGCGGGTATTGTTGGTCACAGAGGTGGATGAGACGATGGTAACCCTGGACGGTAATCACCCGCTGGCAGGCCTTGATCTGACTTTTGCCCTGAAACTGGTTGCCATCGACTGA
- a CDS encoding sigma 54-interacting transcriptional regulator translates to MEPIVTLKEKCRKCYCCVRSCPVKAIKVDKSYTEIIFDRCIGCGNCLSNCPQQAKTVADKVGVTEQLLASGDMAIAVLGSSFPAFFHNATPGQLAAGLKKLGFAEAHEGAYGAELIAGHYARITQQRSMPLISSHCPAIVDLIERHYPKLLKNLIPVVSPMVAMGRFLKEVLGPQVRIVYISSCIAAKFDTNMKETRGAIDIVLTYRELEGIFKSRQITLQSLPDEPFDGIPPHLGKLFSIDEGTFRAFSIPVDPLDTESVSACGEVNVMGVINDLAAGRISPRLVDLRFCYDGCIGGPGRNHDVTEFYRRNLIINHYKREVPHQTAEHYLRHREPVSLTRGFTSKHSRLDSPKANDIKNILQSTNKFSHKDELNCRACGYRTCREYAVAVYQGLAEIEMCLPYNLQQLEEDRGRLIQKYELARREIEREYGDEFIVGNDRKTLEVLDLIKQVGPTPTTVLIRGESGTGKELTARAIHRYSKRNDKPLVTVNCTTITDSLLESELFGHKRGAFTGAIAEKKGLFEAADGGTIFLDEIGDITPKLQAELLRVLDTGDVRPVGGTAARKVDVRLIAATNRNLEEGVKEGWFREDLYYRLNVFTITMPPLRNRVESIPILVHHFLDKASTKLNKRIVGIEDRAIKALMRYPWPGNIREMHNIIERASVLTHDDIIRLENLPIAFAENYEEGAPTALDLRNSFRAERERHVGKLEKKLVQRFLTEANGNVTRAAKLANIPRRTFYRLLDKYRLKDSDAKGRHNNPGE, encoded by the coding sequence ATGGAACCGATTGTCACCCTCAAGGAAAAATGCCGAAAGTGCTATTGTTGCGTCCGCAGTTGCCCGGTTAAGGCAATCAAGGTCGACAAAAGTTACACCGAGATCATCTTCGACCGCTGTATCGGCTGCGGCAACTGCCTGAGCAACTGCCCGCAGCAGGCGAAGACGGTTGCCGACAAGGTCGGCGTTACCGAACAGCTACTCGCCTCAGGGGACATGGCGATTGCCGTCCTTGGCTCGTCGTTTCCCGCCTTCTTTCACAATGCCACCCCCGGCCAACTGGCCGCCGGACTTAAAAAACTCGGTTTTGCCGAGGCCCACGAAGGAGCGTACGGCGCCGAGCTGATCGCCGGCCACTACGCACGGATCACCCAGCAACGCTCCATGCCGCTCATCTCTTCCCACTGCCCGGCCATCGTCGACCTGATCGAGCGGCATTACCCGAAACTGTTAAAAAACCTCATCCCCGTTGTCTCGCCGATGGTGGCCATGGGGCGATTCCTGAAGGAGGTCCTCGGCCCCCAGGTCCGGATCGTCTACATCAGCTCCTGCATTGCCGCCAAGTTCGACACCAACATGAAGGAAACCCGTGGCGCAATCGACATCGTGCTGACCTATCGCGAGCTCGAAGGCATCTTCAAAAGCCGGCAAATCACCCTGCAAAGCCTGCCGGATGAACCATTCGACGGCATCCCGCCACACCTGGGCAAACTCTTCTCGATCGACGAAGGAACGTTCCGCGCCTTTTCGATTCCGGTAGACCCCCTCGACACCGAATCGGTCAGCGCTTGCGGCGAAGTTAACGTTATGGGGGTCATCAACGACCTCGCGGCCGGCCGGATCTCCCCCCGTCTCGTCGATCTGCGCTTCTGCTACGATGGCTGCATCGGCGGCCCCGGCCGCAACCACGACGTCACCGAATTCTACCGCCGCAACCTGATCATCAACCATTACAAGCGGGAGGTGCCCCACCAGACGGCCGAACACTACCTGCGCCACCGCGAACCGGTTTCCCTGACCCGCGGGTTTACCAGCAAACATTCCCGTCTCGACAGCCCCAAGGCGAACGATATCAAGAACATCCTTCAGTCGACCAACAAGTTTTCCCACAAGGACGAACTCAACTGCCGCGCCTGCGGCTATCGGACCTGCCGGGAGTATGCCGTGGCGGTTTACCAGGGGCTGGCGGAAATCGAGATGTGCCTCCCTTACAACCTCCAGCAGCTGGAGGAGGACCGTGGCCGGCTGATCCAGAAGTACGAGCTGGCCCGGCGCGAGATCGAACGGGAATACGGCGACGAATTTATTGTCGGCAACGACCGGAAGACCCTTGAGGTGCTCGACCTGATCAAACAGGTCGGCCCGACCCCCACCACCGTACTGATCCGCGGCGAATCGGGGACCGGCAAGGAACTGACCGCCCGCGCCATCCACCGTTACAGCAAGCGGAACGACAAGCCGCTGGTGACGGTCAACTGCACCACCATCACCGACTCGCTGCTGGAGAGCGAATTGTTCGGCCACAAGCGCGGCGCCTTCACCGGCGCCATCGCCGAGAAAAAAGGTCTTTTCGAGGCAGCGGACGGAGGGACAATCTTTCTTGACGAAATCGGCGACATCACTCCCAAGCTTCAGGCGGAATTGTTACGAGTTCTCGACACCGGCGACGTCCGGCCGGTCGGCGGCACCGCGGCCAGAAAAGTCGACGTGCGATTGATCGCGGCAACGAACCGAAATCTGGAAGAAGGGGTAAAGGAAGGGTGGTTCCGCGAGGATCTCTACTACCGGCTCAACGTTTTCACCATTACCATGCCGCCGTTACGGAACCGGGTCGAGTCGATCCCGATCCTGGTGCACCACTTCCTCGACAAGGCGAGCACCAAGCTCAACAAGCGGATTGTCGGCATCGAAGACCGGGCAATCAAGGCGCTGATGCGCTATCCCTGGCCCGGCAACATCCGCGAGATGCACAACATCATCGAACGAGCGTCGGTCTTGACCCACGATGATATCATCCGCCTCGAGAACCTGCCGATAGCCTTTGCCGAAAACTACGAAGAAGGTGCACCAACTGCCCTGGATCTCCGCAATTCCTTCCGCGCCGAGCGGGAACGGCACGTGGGGAAACTGGAAAAGAAACTGGTTCAACGCTTTTTGACAGAGGCCAACGGCAACGTAACCCGGGCCGCAAAGCTGGCAAATATCCCCCGGCGAACCTTTTATCGCCTTCTCGATAAATATCGCCTCAAAGATAGTGACGCGAAAGGGCGGCACAACAATCCGGGAGAATAG
- a CDS encoding ribbon-helix-helix protein, CopG family — translation MGKMRENPRYNVISMRISDEERERLQQIMETTQMSVSDIMREAMDLITCQLEKARPADKKAA, via the coding sequence ATGGGCAAGATGAGAGAGAATCCGCGCTACAATGTCATTTCGATGAGGATCAGCGACGAAGAGCGCGAGCGGTTGCAGCAAATCATGGAGACAACCCAGATGAGCGTCTCCGACATCATGCGGGAAGCGATGGACCTGATCACCTGCCAGCTCGAAAAAGCCCGGCCGGCTGACAAGAAGGCAGCATAA
- the ispD gene encoding 2-C-methyl-D-erythritol 4-phosphate cytidylyltransferase — MGVYALVPAAGMGKRMGASINKQYLQLAGKPILAHTLAVFEQAAFVAGIYLVIPEDEIAYCRAEVVERYRLTKVRRIVAGGKERQQSVLNGLRAMEGTAADDVVLIHDGVRPFVPEEVLCRAAEMAREADGALVAVPAKDTIKVVENGVITATPPRESLWLAQTPQAFRYAVIRAAHEVADAERFLGTDDAMLVERLGREVRIVMGDYRNIKITTPDDLLLAGAFLRERATPVPHPAG; from the coding sequence ATGGGAGTGTATGCGCTGGTCCCGGCTGCCGGTATGGGCAAGCGGATGGGGGCCTCGATCAATAAACAGTACCTGCAGCTGGCCGGCAAGCCGATCCTTGCCCATACCCTGGCCGTATTCGAGCAGGCGGCGTTCGTGGCGGGAATTTACCTGGTGATCCCGGAAGACGAAATCGCTTACTGCCGGGCAGAGGTGGTCGAACGGTACCGGCTGACCAAGGTGCGCCGGATCGTCGCCGGTGGGAAAGAGCGGCAGCAGTCGGTACTCAACGGCTTACGGGCCATGGAAGGGACGGCTGCCGATGACGTGGTACTGATCCATGACGGGGTCCGTCCCTTTGTTCCGGAAGAGGTGCTGTGCCGGGCCGCAGAGATGGCGCGGGAGGCCGACGGCGCGCTGGTTGCCGTCCCAGCCAAGGATACGATCAAGGTGGTGGAGAACGGCGTTATTACCGCCACCCCGCCGCGGGAGAGTCTCTGGCTTGCCCAGACGCCGCAGGCGTTCCGTTATGCGGTGATCCGTGCCGCCCATGAAGTGGCCGATGCGGAGCGGTTTCTCGGTACCGACGACGCCATGCTCGTCGAGCGGCTCGGCCGGGAGGTCCGGATCGTCATGGGAGATTACCGCAACATCAAGATTACAACCCCCGACGATCTGCTCCTTGCCGGGGCGTTCCTCCGGGAACGGGCGACGCCGGTGCCTCATCCGGCCGGATGA
- the cysS gene encoding cysteine--tRNA ligase → MGLRVYNTLSGAKEEFVPLEPGKVKMYVCGVTVYDHCHIGHARANVVFDMIYRYLRHRGFAVTYVRNYTDIDDKIINRANREGVPYNVISERFIGEFDHDMAALGLDLPTHQPKATDNIPEIIAIVEKLIAGGYAYQAEGDVYYCVEKFASYLKLSKRNLEEMQAGARIEVGEKKRHPMDFALWKEAKPGEPFWESPWGRGRPGWHIECSAMSMKYLGETFDIHGGGKDLIFPHHENEIAQSEAANGKPFVKYWLHNGFVNINAEKMSKSLGNFFTIKEVLDKYDREVLRFFLLSAHYRSPIDFSDQNLTEAEAGLERIYKAIGAVEAALAGGGGGGDSAGARELAEKAAGLPVRFAEAMDDDFNTAQALGHVFELVRAVNRVLAETAVSRDILLAVQESIRGAGAVLGLFTSSPDEFTARLKSRKAADLPVAVEEIERLIEERKAARAAKDYRRGDEIRDQLLALNIVLLDSPQGTSWKVK, encoded by the coding sequence ATGGGATTGCGCGTCTATAACACCCTGTCGGGAGCCAAAGAAGAATTCGTCCCGCTCGAGCCGGGCAAGGTCAAGATGTACGTCTGCGGCGTTACGGTTTACGACCATTGTCATATCGGCCACGCCCGGGCGAACGTGGTTTTCGACATGATCTACCGATATCTTCGGCACCGCGGCTTTGCGGTGACCTATGTCCGGAACTATACCGACATCGACGACAAGATCATCAATCGGGCCAATCGGGAAGGGGTGCCCTACAATGTCATCTCGGAGCGGTTCATCGGTGAGTTCGATCATGATATGGCGGCGCTGGGACTCGATCTGCCGACCCATCAGCCGAAAGCGACTGATAATATTCCGGAAATCATCGCCATCGTCGAAAAGCTGATCGCCGGCGGCTACGCTTATCAGGCGGAAGGAGACGTCTATTATTGCGTCGAGAAATTCGCCTCTTATCTGAAACTCTCCAAACGCAATCTCGAAGAGATGCAGGCCGGTGCCCGGATCGAGGTCGGGGAGAAAAAACGCCATCCGATGGATTTTGCCCTCTGGAAAGAAGCCAAGCCGGGTGAACCGTTCTGGGAGTCGCCGTGGGGCCGGGGGCGGCCGGGGTGGCACATCGAATGTTCCGCAATGAGCATGAAGTACCTTGGGGAGACCTTCGACATCCATGGTGGCGGCAAGGATCTGATCTTCCCGCACCACGAGAACGAAATTGCCCAGTCCGAGGCGGCTAACGGCAAGCCCTTCGTCAAATACTGGCTACACAACGGCTTCGTCAATATCAACGCCGAAAAGATGAGTAAGTCTCTCGGCAACTTCTTTACCATCAAGGAGGTGCTGGACAAGTACGATCGGGAAGTGCTCCGCTTTTTCCTGCTTTCGGCTCACTATCGTTCCCCAATCGACTTCTCCGACCAGAACCTGACCGAGGCGGAAGCCGGTCTGGAAAGGATATACAAGGCAATTGGCGCCGTTGAAGCGGCACTGGCTGGGGGGGGAGGGGGCGGGGATTCCGCCGGAGCCCGTGAGCTGGCGGAAAAGGCCGCCGGGTTGCCGGTCCGATTCGCCGAGGCGATGGACGACGATTTCAACACCGCTCAGGCATTGGGTCACGTTTTCGAGCTGGTTCGGGCGGTGAACCGGGTGCTTGCCGAAACGGCCGTCAGTCGCGATATCCTGCTTGCCGTTCAGGAGAGTATCCGTGGGGCCGGAGCGGTCCTTGGCCTCTTTACCTCGTCACCGGACGAATTCACGGCGCGGTTGAAAAGTCGCAAGGCTGCCGACTTACCGGTTGCGGTAGAGGAAATCGAGCGGTTGATCGAGGAGCGGAAAGCGGCTCGGGCGGCCAAGGATTACCGGCGGGGCGACGAGATCAGGGACCAGTTGCTGGCGCTGAATATCGTCCTGCTCGACTCGCCGCAGGGGACGAGCTGGAAGGTGAAATAG
- a CDS encoding ABC transporter substrate-binding protein, producing the protein MSCAVLDLSIAELVRRYPASRQLLAGHGITQFDDPETLATYGGLLKVRTLLKAQRIDEGAFCARLAAESTVVDGEPVPAVSTVPNLFALLPCPLKVPIEEAFAAFLQRLPADRRERLTFFIEGNANHQLDYADYADHFERLDEIPDIVITPGFNSFFHPHFVERFIRVGRFTSVSGYAGDRHLAPLGVIDPAGHYTMLAMNLLVPVVDRFRLGSRPVPRCWADLLDPQYRASIAIRGNSDGTFCETLLLAILKEFGPTGLEQLGRNVSYGWHPSQMAKTAGNGREEGPAISIMPLFFTTTIKNREQVEIVWPADGALVSPVTMLIKAEKRSELREVVDFLAGPEVARICAGALFPAVHPEVDNRLPDNATFKWIGWDYVTGHDLKTLIAQANEAFRRGFRRSAE; encoded by the coding sequence ATGAGCTGCGCCGTACTCGATTTATCCATTGCCGAGCTAGTTCGCCGATACCCGGCCAGCCGCCAGCTGCTGGCCGGCCATGGCATCACCCAGTTCGACGATCCAGAAACGCTCGCCACCTATGGCGGATTGTTGAAGGTCAGGACGCTGCTCAAGGCGCAGCGGATCGATGAAGGGGCATTTTGTGCCCGCTTGGCGGCAGAGTCGACCGTTGTCGACGGTGAACCGGTACCGGCGGTGTCGACGGTCCCAAACCTCTTCGCCCTGTTACCCTGTCCGCTGAAGGTCCCGATCGAGGAGGCGTTTGCCGCCTTTCTGCAGCGTCTTCCCGCCGATCGCCGGGAGCGGCTCACATTCTTTATCGAGGGGAATGCCAACCATCAGCTGGATTATGCCGACTACGCCGACCACTTCGAGCGGCTGGACGAGATCCCGGACATTGTCATCACGCCCGGGTTCAACAGTTTTTTCCATCCACATTTTGTCGAGCGTTTTATCCGGGTCGGCCGCTTCACCAGCGTCAGCGGCTACGCCGGTGATCGCCATCTGGCACCGCTCGGGGTGATCGATCCGGCGGGGCACTATACCATGCTGGCGATGAATCTGCTGGTGCCGGTAGTCGACCGGTTCCGGCTCGGCAGCCGACCGGTGCCGCGGTGCTGGGCGGATCTCCTGGACCCGCAGTATCGTGCCAGTATTGCCATTCGCGGCAACAGTGACGGGACTTTTTGCGAAACGTTGCTGCTGGCGATCCTCAAGGAGTTCGGCCCGACAGGCCTTGAACAGTTGGGGCGGAATGTCAGCTACGGCTGGCATCCATCCCAGATGGCCAAGACGGCCGGCAACGGTCGGGAAGAGGGCCCGGCGATCAGTATCATGCCGCTCTTCTTTACCACTACCATCAAAAACCGGGAACAGGTTGAGATCGTCTGGCCGGCGGACGGCGCGCTAGTGAGCCCGGTTACCATGCTGATCAAGGCGGAAAAGCGGAGCGAATTGCGGGAGGTCGTCGATTTCCTGGCTGGGCCGGAAGTTGCCCGGATTTGCGCCGGCGCGCTGTTCCCGGCCGTGCATCCGGAAGTGGACAACCGGTTACCGGATAATGCCACGTTCAAATGGATCGGCTGGGATTACGTCACCGGCCACGATCTAAAGACGCTCATCGCGCAGGCCAATGAAGCCTTTCGCCGTGGTTTTCGCCGTTCTGCCGAGTGA
- a CDS encoding glutamine--tRNA ligase/YqeY domain fusion protein: MTNQEPTHVTNFVRNIVEEDLRSGKHQSIVTRFPPEPNGYLHIGHAKSICLNFGLARDFGGCCHLRFDDTNPVKEDVEYTESIKESVHWLGFDWGEHLHYASDYFEQLYQWAEELIRQGKAYVDDLSAEEIRSYRGSLTEPGKESPYRQRSAAENLDLFRRMRGGEFAEGAKVLRAKIDMASPNINLRDPVMYRIIHASHPHAGDGWRIYPMYDYAHGQSDAIEGITHSICTLEFEDHRPLYEWFLDNLPVPSRPRQYEFARLNLTYTVMSKRKLLQLVRDGDVAGWDDPRMPTLVGLRRRGYTPEAIRGFCDRIGVGRSDSWIDMSILEESVREDLNERAPRAMAVLKPLKLVIDNYPADRAEEFDAANHPQRPELGTRKIPFCRELYIEQDDFMETPVKGFHRLAPGQEVRLRYAYIVKCSEVVKDETGAVVEVRCSYDPDSHAGGAAAGRKVKGTIHWVSARHAVDVEVRLYDRLFTVANPAGDDWKQYLNAASMELLSHCKIEPSLAHAAAEERFQFERQGYFCADRKDSRPGTPVFNRTVTLRDSWAKPR; encoded by the coding sequence ATGACGAACCAGGAACCGACCCACGTTACCAACTTTGTCCGCAACATCGTCGAAGAGGATTTGCGGAGCGGCAAGCACCAGTCCATCGTCACCCGCTTCCCGCCGGAACCGAACGGCTATCTGCATATCGGCCACGCCAAGTCGATCTGTCTCAATTTCGGTCTGGCACGCGACTTCGGCGGCTGCTGCCATCTCCGCTTCGACGACACCAATCCGGTCAAAGAGGATGTGGAGTATACCGAATCGATCAAGGAAAGCGTCCACTGGCTTGGTTTCGATTGGGGGGAGCACCTCCACTATGCTTCCGACTATTTCGAGCAGCTCTACCAGTGGGCCGAAGAGCTCATCCGGCAGGGAAAGGCCTATGTGGACGATCTGTCCGCCGAGGAGATCCGCAGCTACCGGGGGAGCCTGACCGAGCCGGGGAAAGAGAGCCCCTACCGGCAGCGTTCCGCAGCGGAGAACCTCGACCTGTTCCGCCGGATGCGGGGCGGCGAATTTGCCGAAGGAGCCAAGGTTCTCCGGGCCAAGATCGATATGGCTTCGCCGAATATCAACCTCCGCGATCCGGTGATGTATCGGATTATCCATGCGTCACATCCGCATGCCGGCGACGGCTGGCGGATCTATCCGATGTACGATTACGCCCATGGCCAGTCGGATGCCATCGAAGGGATTACCCACTCGATCTGCACTCTGGAGTTCGAGGATCACCGGCCGCTCTACGAGTGGTTCCTCGACAATCTGCCGGTTCCGAGTCGGCCGCGGCAGTACGAATTTGCCCGGCTCAACCTGACCTATACGGTGATGAGCAAGCGCAAGCTGCTGCAACTGGTGCGAGATGGCGACGTGGCCGGCTGGGACGACCCGCGGATGCCGACGCTGGTCGGGTTGCGCCGCCGCGGCTACACTCCCGAGGCGATCCGTGGTTTCTGTGACCGGATCGGCGTTGGCCGGAGCGATAGCTGGATCGACATGAGCATCCTCGAAGAGAGCGTGCGGGAGGACCTGAACGAGCGGGCACCCCGGGCGATGGCGGTATTGAAACCGCTCAAGCTGGTGATCGACAACTATCCGGCCGACCGGGCCGAAGAATTCGATGCCGCCAATCACCCCCAACGTCCGGAGCTGGGGACGCGGAAGATCCCTTTCTGTCGCGAACTGTATATCGAGCAGGACGATTTCATGGAGACGCCGGTCAAGGGGTTCCATCGGCTGGCGCCGGGGCAGGAGGTGCGGTTGCGCTACGCCTACATCGTCAAATGCAGCGAAGTGGTCAAGGACGAAACGGGGGCGGTGGTCGAGGTGCGCTGCAGCTACGATCCGGACAGCCATGCCGGCGGGGCTGCCGCCGGCCGCAAGGTCAAAGGGACTATCCACTGGGTGTCGGCCCGCCATGCCGTCGATGTGGAAGTCCGCCTCTACGACCGGCTCTTCACGGTTGCCAACCCGGCCGGCGATGACTGGAAACAGTATCTCAATGCCGCATCGATGGAGCTGCTTAGCCACTGCAAAATTGAGCCATCTTTGGCACATGCCGCCGCCGAAGAGCGTTTCCAGTTCGAGCGGCAAGGATACTTCTGCGCCGACCGGAAGGATTCCCGCCCCGGGACGCCGGTTTTCAACCGGACCGTTACTCTGCGCGATTCCTGGGCGAAACCGCGCTGA
- the ispF gene encoding 2-C-methyl-D-erythritol 2,4-cyclodiphosphate synthase, with amino-acid sequence MRIGHGYDVHCLVTDRKLILGGVDIPYEKGLLGHSDADVLLHAIADAILGAIAAGDIGKHFPDTDPAYKGADSLKLLQHVVELAGQRGYRLGNLDATIVAQRPKLAPYIEAMRANIARACAADIEQVNVKATTTEQLGFAGRGEGIAAYAVVLMNRLG; translated from the coding sequence ATGCGCATTGGCCATGGCTATGACGTACATTGCCTGGTGACGGACCGCAAGCTGATTCTCGGCGGCGTCGATATTCCTTACGAAAAGGGGCTTCTCGGCCATTCCGATGCCGACGTGCTGCTCCATGCCATTGCCGACGCCATCCTCGGGGCCATTGCCGCCGGGGACATCGGTAAGCATTTCCCCGATACCGATCCGGCTTACAAGGGGGCGGACAGCCTCAAGCTGTTGCAGCATGTGGTCGAGCTGGCCGGGCAGCGCGGCTATCGGCTCGGCAACCTGGATGCGACCATTGTTGCCCAACGGCCGAAGCTCGCGCCATATATCGAGGCGATGCGGGCGAATATCGCCCGGGCCTGTGCCGCCGATATCGAGCAGGTAAATGTCAAGGCAACGACCACCGAGCAACTCGGGTTCGCCGGGCGGGGCGAGGGGATCGCCGCCTACGCGGTAGTCCTGATGAACCGGCTGGGATAA
- the selA gene encoding L-seryl-tRNA(Sec) selenium transferase, protein MTSLQRIPKVDKILVWEGIQLLLSRHPRPAVIEAIRGVLDELRTAARTGLLQDADLAPAVLAGRVATEVERLAAASLRRVVNGTGVVIHTNLGRSLLADSVHAALDEIGFGYSNLEYDLEKGERGSRYSHVERLLCELTGAEAALVVNNNAAAVLLALSALAAGREVIVSRGELVEIGGSFRIPDVMRQGGALLREVGTTNRTHLRDYRGAVTGETGLLLKVHSSNFAVVGFTAEVAAGDLVVLGRELGLPVMADIGSGCLVDLGRYGICGEPTVQEFVAAGVDVVTFSGDKLLGGPQAGIIVGRSSCIAPLKSHPLLRALRIDKLTLAALEGTLRLYRDERQALAEIPTLRMLTASADELKTRGRRIVRRLCRELPASVTLTPLAGVSQVGGGAYPLLELVTTLIAVEVGQLSPQELELQLRRLTVPVLGRIHKGRFLLDVRTIQERDLPLLATALAELAG, encoded by the coding sequence GTGACATCTCTCCAGCGCATTCCCAAGGTTGACAAAATCCTTGTCTGGGAGGGGATTCAGCTCCTCCTCTCCCGTCATCCCCGTCCCGCCGTCATCGAGGCAATCCGCGGTGTGCTTGATGAACTGCGTACCGCCGCCCGAACGGGACTCCTTCAGGATGCCGATCTTGCCCCGGCGGTACTCGCCGGTCGGGTCGCCACTGAAGTGGAGCGGCTGGCGGCGGCCAGTCTCCGGCGGGTCGTCAACGGCACGGGAGTCGTAATCCATACCAACCTCGGTCGTTCGCTCCTTGCCGATTCGGTCCATGCGGCGCTTGACGAAATCGGTTTCGGCTATTCCAATCTGGAATACGATTTGGAAAAAGGTGAGCGGGGGAGCCGCTATTCCCATGTGGAACGTCTGCTCTGCGAGTTGACCGGTGCCGAGGCTGCCCTGGTGGTCAACAATAATGCGGCGGCGGTGCTGCTGGCCCTGTCGGCGCTTGCCGCCGGCAGAGAGGTGATCGTTTCCCGCGGGGAACTGGTGGAGATCGGTGGCTCATTCCGCATTCCCGACGTCATGCGGCAAGGTGGCGCCCTCCTCCGCGAAGTGGGAACCACCAACCGTACCCATCTTCGGGACTATCGGGGGGCGGTGACCGGAGAAACCGGACTGCTGCTCAAGGTCCACTCCAGCAATTTTGCCGTGGTCGGCTTTACCGCCGAGGTGGCGGCCGGAGATCTGGTCGTGCTCGGCCGGGAACTCGGCCTGCCGGTGATGGCGGACATCGGCAGCGGCTGCCTGGTTGATCTCGGTCGCTACGGTATCTGCGGCGAGCCGACGGTCCAGGAATTCGTCGCTGCCGGGGTCGACGTCGTTACCTTCAGCGGTGACAAGCTGCTCGGCGGTCCTCAGGCAGGGATCATCGTCGGCCGCAGCTCATGCATCGCCCCGCTCAAGAGCCATCCGCTGCTCCGGGCGCTACGGATCGACAAGCTCACCCTTGCAGCCTTGGAGGGAACGCTCCGCCTCTATCGCGACGAACGCCAGGCGCTGGCCGAGATCCCGACCTTGCGGATGCTCACTGCTTCTGCCGACGAACTGAAAACGCGGGGGCGCCGGATTGTCCGGCGGCTGTGCCGGGAGCTCCCGGCGTCGGTTACCCTTACGCCCCTGGCCGGCGTGTCCCAGGTCGGCGGTGGCGCCTATCCCCTCCTGGAACTGGTCACGACCCTGATTGCCGTCGAGGTCGGCCAGCTGTCTCCACAGGAGCTGGAATTGCAGCTCCGCCGGCTGACGGTGCCGGTACTCGGTCGAATTCACAAAGGGCGCTTCCTGCTCGACGTCAGGACTATCCAGGAGCGCGATCTGCCGCTCCTGGCCACGGCTTTGGCTGAACTGGCGGGCTGA
- the nifH gene encoding nitrogenase iron protein produces MRQVAIYGKGGIGKSTTTQNTVAGLATLGKKIMIVGCDPKADSTRLILHAKAQDTVMDLVREKGTVEDLELEEVMKVGFRDVRCVESGGPEPGVGCAGRGVITAINFLEENGAYTPDLDFVFYDVLGDVVCGGFAMPIRENKAEEIYIVCSGEMMAMYAANNIAKGVLKYASSGKVRLGGLICNSRKTDREADLIEALAAKLGTQMIHFVPRDNQVQRAELRRMTVIEYSPDHPQAKEYLALAQKIIDNKMLVVPSPLEMDELEALLMEFGIMEAEDESVVGKAETVAG; encoded by the coding sequence ATGAGACAGGTAGCAATTTACGGCAAAGGGGGGATCGGCAAGTCGACCACCACCCAGAATACCGTGGCGGGGCTGGCGACACTTGGCAAGAAGATCATGATTGTCGGTTGTGACCCCAAGGCCGATTCGACTCGGCTCATTCTTCATGCCAAGGCTCAGGACACGGTGATGGACCTGGTTCGGGAAAAGGGGACGGTCGAGGATCTGGAGCTGGAGGAAGTCATGAAGGTCGGCTTCAGGGATGTGCGGTGCGTCGAATCCGGCGGTCCGGAGCCGGGCGTCGGCTGCGCCGGTCGTGGCGTCATTACTGCCATCAACTTTCTCGAAGAGAATGGTGCCTATACCCCTGATCTCGATTTCGTCTTCTACGACGTTCTTGGCGACGTCGTCTGCGGCGGGTTCGCCATGCCGATCCGGGAGAACAAGGCGGAAGAGATTTATATCGTCTGCTCCGGCGAGATGATGGCCATGTACGCGGCCAACAACATTGCCAAGGGGGTTCTCAAGTACGCCTCCTCGGGCAAGGTACGGCTCGGTGGGTTGATCTGCAATTCGCGCAAGACCGACCGGGAAGCTGATCTGATCGAGGCGCTGGCGGCCAAGCTCGGTACCCAGATGATCCATTTTGTTCCCCGTGACAACCAGGTACAACGGGCCGAACTGCGGCGGATGACGGTCATCGAGTACTCCCCGGACCATCCCCAGGCCAAGGAGTATCTCGCCCTTGCCCAAAAGATCATCGACAACAAGATGCTGGTGGTTCCGAGCCCACTGGAAATGGACGAGCTGGAAGCGCTGCTGATGGAGTTCGGCATCATGGAGGCGGAGGACGAAAGCGTCGTCGGCAAGGCCGAGACGGTGGCAGGGTAA